The following are encoded together in the Osmia lignaria lignaria isolate PbOS001 chromosome 13, iyOsmLign1, whole genome shotgun sequence genome:
- the hay gene encoding ATP-dependent DNA helicase hay isoform X2, producing MILKPDCASRPLWVAPNGHIFLESFSPVYKHAHDFLIAISEPVCRPEHIHEYKLTAYSLYAAVSVGLQTHDIIEYLKRLSKTSIPDGIIKFIKLCTLSYGKVKLVLKHNKYFVESPYPEVLQKLLKDPKIQECRLKKSVENEKEEIITNVQSKTKVLQFGAKAITNVPPGTTKVTETSNDQVPAETATVPEDISTFYDKMDKEDEEEEEEQELKTVSFEVNQEKIEVIQKRCIELEHPLLAEYDFRNDSVNPDINIDLKPSAVLRPYQEKSLRKMFGNGRARSGVIVLPCGAGKSLVGVTACCTVRKRALVLCNSGVSVEQWKQQFKMWSTADDSMICRFTSEAKDKPMGCEILITTYSMITHTQKRSWEAEQTMRWLQEQEWGIMVLDEVHTIPAKMFRRVLTIVQSHCKLGLTATLLREDDKIADLNFLIGPKLYEANWLELQKRGFIARVQCAEVWCPMTPEFYREYLGCKMSKKLLLYVMNPNKFRCCQYLIRYHERRGDKTIVFSDNVFALKHYAIKMNKPYIYGPTSQSERIQILQNFKFNTKVNTIFVSKVADTSFDLPEANVLIQISSHGGSRRQEAQRLGRILRAKKGAIAEEYNAFFYTLVSQDTMEMNYSRKRQRFLVNQGYAYKVITKLAGMDEEPDLMYTSREEQGHLLQQVLSASDMDADEERIPGEGPRPIIRKAGNMTSMSGADDAVYSEYKKANKHPLFKKFRA from the exons TTGTGCTTCAAGACCTCTTTGGGTG GCACCAAATGGACATATCTTTTTAGAATCCTTTTCACCAGTATATAAACATGCTCATGATTTCTTAATTGCTATCTCAGAACCTGTATGTCGGCCAGAACATATTCATGAG TACAAACTAACTGCTTATTCATTATATGCTGCTGTTAGCGTTGGTCTTCAAACACATGACATAATAGAGTATTTAAAGAGACTTAGTAAAACCAGTATTCCTGAtggtattataaaatttattaaattatgtacATTATCGTATGGCAAG GTAAAACTGGTATTGAagcataataaatattttgttgaaTCTCCATATCCAGAAGTATTACAAAAGTTATTAAAGGATCCAAAGATACAAGAATGTAGGTTAAAAAAGAGTGTAGAAAATGAGAAAGAGgaaataattacaaatgttcAAAGTAAAACAAAAGTTCTACag TTTGGGGCAAAAGCAATAACCAATGTTCCACCTGGAACTACCAAAGTAACTGAAACATCTAATGATCAAGTTCCAGCAGAAACAGCAACTGTTCCCGAAGATATATCTACTTTCTATGACAAAATGGATAAAGAggatgaagaggaagaagaagaacaagaattaaAAACAGTCAGTTTTGAAGTAAATCAG GAAAAAATTGAAGTTATACAAAAGAGATGTATAGAGCTAGAACATCCATTGTTGGCAGAATATGATTTCCGCAATGATAGTGTAAATCCTGATATAAA TATTGATTTAAAACCATCAGCTGTATTAAGACCATATCAGGAGAAGAGTTTAAGAAAAATGTTTGGTAATGGACGTGCCAGATCTGGTGTTATAGTATTACCTTGTG GTGCCGGTAAAAGTTTAGTAGGTGTGACAGCTTGTTGTACAGTTCGGAAACGTGCATTGGTATTATGTAATTCCGGAGTGTCGGTAGAACAATGGAAACAACAATTTAAAATGTGGTCGACCGCGGACGATTCGATGATATGCCGATTTACAAGCGAAGCTAAAGACAAACCCATGGGCTGTGAAATTTTAATCACTACATACTCTATGATTACGCATACACAAAAGCGTTCATGGGAAGCTGAACAAACAATGCGATGGCTTCAAGAACAAGAATGGGGAATAATGGTTTTGGATG agGTCCACACAATTCCAGCAAAAATGTTCAGAAGGGTCTTAACTATTGTTCAGTCTCATTGTAAATTGGGTTTGACCGCAACGTTATTACGAGAAGATGACAAGATTGCTGATCTCAATTTTCTGATTGGACCTAAATTGTACGAAGCCAACTGGTTGGAATTACAAAAGAGAGGCTTTATTGCAAGGGTACAGTGTGCTGAAGTTTGGTGTCCTATGACGCCAGAATTTTATAGGGAATATCTTGGTTGCAAAATGAGTAAAAAGCTG tTGCTTTACGTAATGAATCCTAACAAATTTCGTTGCTGCCAATATTTGATACGGTACCACGAAAGGCGAGGTGATAAAACCATTGTTTTCTCGGATAACGTTTTTGCTTTAAAACATTATGCTATTAAGATGAATAAACCATATATTTATGGTCCAACTAGTCAA AGTGAACGAAtacaaattttgcaaaattttaaatttaataccaAAGTAAATACGATATTCGTGAGTAAAGTGGCTGACACTTCCTTCGATTTACCAGAAGCAAATGTATTAATTCAAATATCCTCACACGGTGGTTCAAGAAGACAAGAAGCACAACGATTGGGACGTATTTTAAGAGCTAAGAAAG GCGCTATTGCGGAAGAGTACAATGCATTTTTCTATACCTTAGTATCACAAGACACAATGGAAATGAATTATTCAAGAAAGCGTCAACGTTTCCTTGTGAATCAAGGATATGCTTATAAAGTGATCACGAAACTTGCAGGAATGGATGAA GAACCAGACTTGATGTATACATCAAGGGAAGAACAGGGTCATTTATTGCAACAAGTTCTGTCTGCTAGCGACATGGATGCAGATGAGGAAAGGATACCGGGTGAAGGACCAAGACCA ATTATACGTAAAGCTGGAAACATGACATCCATGTCTGGTGCAGATGATGCAGTTTATTCTGAGTACAAAAAGGCAAATAAGCATCCTTTGTTTAAGAAATTCAGAGCATGA
- the GlcT gene encoding ceramide glucosyltransferase translates to MNSMVYTLYGFAVFFIIFWSVMWIVHVLALIAGRWKLHRKVIQVPTYETPLPGVSIIKPLMGVDPNLFGNLETFFTMQYPRYELLFCVEDDSDPVLMLVRKLIEKYPEVDAKLFIGGCNVGVNPKINNMQPAYEAAKHELVLISDSGIKMKEDTLLDMVNYMTDNVALVHQMPFTCDREGFAAAYEKIFFGTVQSRMYLAADLLRINCHTGMSALLRKAPLDEVGGLKTFGVYLAEDFFYAKSLTDRGWRITVSSQPALQNSGHCELHSFQARLRRWAKLRVAMLPTMIILEPLSECLVLGACASWAASVLFEWDSLVFYLVHILLWFMLDWTLLCVVQNGPLPFNKLEFVCGWLLSEITRPYLFLQAVLDPLIQWRSRVYKLRWGGVAEEVKAKVKY, encoded by the coding sequence ATGAACTCCATGGTATATACCCTCTACGGGTTCGCGGTATTCTTTATAATATTCTGGTCGGTTATGTGGATCGTTCATGTGTTGGCTTTGATAGCCGGACGGTGGAAGCTGCACCGTAAAGTCATTCAAGTACCAACGTACGAAACGCCCTTACCCGGCGTGTCGATCATCAAACCATTGATGGGCGTTGATCCGAATCTGTTCGGTAACTTAGAGACCTTTTTCACCATGCAATATCCTCGTTACGAGCTACTATTCTGCGTCGAGGACGATTCGGATCCTGTGTTAATGTTAGTGCGTAAACTGATCGAGAAGTATCCGGAGGTGGACGCAAAACTATTTATCGGTGGTTGCAACGTGGGTGTCAATCCGAAAATCAACAATATGCAACCGGCATACGAGGCAGCGAAACACGAGCTCGTGTTGATCAGTGACAGTGGTATCAAGATGAAAGAGGACACGCTGTTAGATATGGTTAATTATATGACCGACAATGTCGCGTTGGTACATCAGATGCCGTTTACCTGTGATCGCGAAGGTTTCGCAGCCGCATACGAGAAAATCTTCTTCGGTACGGTACAGTCCCGTATGTACCTTGCCGCCGATTTGCTCAGGATAAACTGTCATACCGGTATGTCGGCGTTGCTGAGGAAAGCGCCCCTCGACGAGGTTGGTGGTTTAAAAACATTCGGAGTGTATCTTGCCGAAGATTTTTTCTACGCAAAGTCGTTGACCGATCGGGGTTGGCGTATCACTGTGTCCTCGCAGCCGGCTCTGCAGAACAGCGGCCACTGCGAGCTCCATTCTTTCCAAGCGAGGTTACGAAGGTGGGCGAAGCTACGTGTGGCTATGTTACCTACAATGATCATTCTGGAACCGTTGAGCGAGTGTTTAGTGTTAGGTGCCTGTGCTTCCTGGGCGGCCAGCGTACTCTTCGAATGGGATTCTCTGGTTTTCTATTTGGTACATATACTATTGTGGTTTATGTTGGACTGGACGCTGTTGTGCGTCGTACAGAACGGTCCGTTGCCGTTCAACAAATTAGAATTTGTTTGCGGATGGTTACTCAGTGAGATTACCAGGCCCTATTTATTCCTTCAAGCGGTTCTAGATCCTCTGATACAGTGGCGATCGCGCGTTTACAAACTCAGGTGGGGTGGCGTCGCGGAAGAGGTTAAGGCGAAAGTCAAGTATTAA
- the hay gene encoding ATP-dependent DNA helicase hay isoform X1 produces MGPPKRFKKDNDRGKWKKRKEDLEEFNDDDSLDDNETSGVPDAAKNDVEKQDETALEDEFGAKDYRSQMILKPDCASRPLWVAPNGHIFLESFSPVYKHAHDFLIAISEPVCRPEHIHEYKLTAYSLYAAVSVGLQTHDIIEYLKRLSKTSIPDGIIKFIKLCTLSYGKVKLVLKHNKYFVESPYPEVLQKLLKDPKIQECRLKKSVENEKEEIITNVQSKTKVLQFGAKAITNVPPGTTKVTETSNDQVPAETATVPEDISTFYDKMDKEDEEEEEEQELKTVSFEVNQEKIEVIQKRCIELEHPLLAEYDFRNDSVNPDINIDLKPSAVLRPYQEKSLRKMFGNGRARSGVIVLPCGAGKSLVGVTACCTVRKRALVLCNSGVSVEQWKQQFKMWSTADDSMICRFTSEAKDKPMGCEILITTYSMITHTQKRSWEAEQTMRWLQEQEWGIMVLDEVHTIPAKMFRRVLTIVQSHCKLGLTATLLREDDKIADLNFLIGPKLYEANWLELQKRGFIARVQCAEVWCPMTPEFYREYLGCKMSKKLLLYVMNPNKFRCCQYLIRYHERRGDKTIVFSDNVFALKHYAIKMNKPYIYGPTSQSERIQILQNFKFNTKVNTIFVSKVADTSFDLPEANVLIQISSHGGSRRQEAQRLGRILRAKKGAIAEEYNAFFYTLVSQDTMEMNYSRKRQRFLVNQGYAYKVITKLAGMDEEPDLMYTSREEQGHLLQQVLSASDMDADEERIPGEGPRPIIRKAGNMTSMSGADDAVYSEYKKANKHPLFKKFRA; encoded by the exons TTGTGCTTCAAGACCTCTTTGGGTG GCACCAAATGGACATATCTTTTTAGAATCCTTTTCACCAGTATATAAACATGCTCATGATTTCTTAATTGCTATCTCAGAACCTGTATGTCGGCCAGAACATATTCATGAG TACAAACTAACTGCTTATTCATTATATGCTGCTGTTAGCGTTGGTCTTCAAACACATGACATAATAGAGTATTTAAAGAGACTTAGTAAAACCAGTATTCCTGAtggtattataaaatttattaaattatgtacATTATCGTATGGCAAG GTAAAACTGGTATTGAagcataataaatattttgttgaaTCTCCATATCCAGAAGTATTACAAAAGTTATTAAAGGATCCAAAGATACAAGAATGTAGGTTAAAAAAGAGTGTAGAAAATGAGAAAGAGgaaataattacaaatgttcAAAGTAAAACAAAAGTTCTACag TTTGGGGCAAAAGCAATAACCAATGTTCCACCTGGAACTACCAAAGTAACTGAAACATCTAATGATCAAGTTCCAGCAGAAACAGCAACTGTTCCCGAAGATATATCTACTTTCTATGACAAAATGGATAAAGAggatgaagaggaagaagaagaacaagaattaaAAACAGTCAGTTTTGAAGTAAATCAG GAAAAAATTGAAGTTATACAAAAGAGATGTATAGAGCTAGAACATCCATTGTTGGCAGAATATGATTTCCGCAATGATAGTGTAAATCCTGATATAAA TATTGATTTAAAACCATCAGCTGTATTAAGACCATATCAGGAGAAGAGTTTAAGAAAAATGTTTGGTAATGGACGTGCCAGATCTGGTGTTATAGTATTACCTTGTG GTGCCGGTAAAAGTTTAGTAGGTGTGACAGCTTGTTGTACAGTTCGGAAACGTGCATTGGTATTATGTAATTCCGGAGTGTCGGTAGAACAATGGAAACAACAATTTAAAATGTGGTCGACCGCGGACGATTCGATGATATGCCGATTTACAAGCGAAGCTAAAGACAAACCCATGGGCTGTGAAATTTTAATCACTACATACTCTATGATTACGCATACACAAAAGCGTTCATGGGAAGCTGAACAAACAATGCGATGGCTTCAAGAACAAGAATGGGGAATAATGGTTTTGGATG agGTCCACACAATTCCAGCAAAAATGTTCAGAAGGGTCTTAACTATTGTTCAGTCTCATTGTAAATTGGGTTTGACCGCAACGTTATTACGAGAAGATGACAAGATTGCTGATCTCAATTTTCTGATTGGACCTAAATTGTACGAAGCCAACTGGTTGGAATTACAAAAGAGAGGCTTTATTGCAAGGGTACAGTGTGCTGAAGTTTGGTGTCCTATGACGCCAGAATTTTATAGGGAATATCTTGGTTGCAAAATGAGTAAAAAGCTG tTGCTTTACGTAATGAATCCTAACAAATTTCGTTGCTGCCAATATTTGATACGGTACCACGAAAGGCGAGGTGATAAAACCATTGTTTTCTCGGATAACGTTTTTGCTTTAAAACATTATGCTATTAAGATGAATAAACCATATATTTATGGTCCAACTAGTCAA AGTGAACGAAtacaaattttgcaaaattttaaatttaataccaAAGTAAATACGATATTCGTGAGTAAAGTGGCTGACACTTCCTTCGATTTACCAGAAGCAAATGTATTAATTCAAATATCCTCACACGGTGGTTCAAGAAGACAAGAAGCACAACGATTGGGACGTATTTTAAGAGCTAAGAAAG GCGCTATTGCGGAAGAGTACAATGCATTTTTCTATACCTTAGTATCACAAGACACAATGGAAATGAATTATTCAAGAAAGCGTCAACGTTTCCTTGTGAATCAAGGATATGCTTATAAAGTGATCACGAAACTTGCAGGAATGGATGAA GAACCAGACTTGATGTATACATCAAGGGAAGAACAGGGTCATTTATTGCAACAAGTTCTGTCTGCTAGCGACATGGATGCAGATGAGGAAAGGATACCGGGTGAAGGACCAAGACCA ATTATACGTAAAGCTGGAAACATGACATCCATGTCTGGTGCAGATGATGCAGTTTATTCTGAGTACAAAAAGGCAAATAAGCATCCTTTGTTTAAGAAATTCAGAGCATGA